The Pyrenophora tritici-repentis strain M4 chromosome 3, whole genome shotgun sequence genome has a window encoding:
- a CDS encoding MsrA, Peptide methionine sulfoxide reductase gives MSNAPAQPMTVPSGAQTATVAAGCFWGVEHMFRREYKGKGLYDARVGYIGGDTENPGYRAVCSGRTGHAEALQVVYDPEKVTYRNLLEFFYKMHDPTTANRQGPDVGTQYRSAIFYHDAEQEKIARDVTDKVNKQWWKGDVATEILPAGKWWDAEQYHQLYLDHNPGGYECPSHFLRKFPPLQD, from the exons ATGTCAAACGCGCCCGCACAACCCATGACGGTGCCTTCGGGCGCGCAAACCGCCACCGTAGCCGCCGGCTGCTTCTGGGGCGTCGAACACATGTTTCGTCGCGAGTACAAGGGCAAGGGCCTTTATGATGCGCGCGTGGGGTATATTGGTGGTGATACGGAGAACCCGGGGTATAGGGCCGTGTGCAGTGGACGGACGGGTC ATGCCGAGGCGCTGCAAGTAGTTTACGACCCCGAGAAAGTCACGTATCGCAACTTGTTGGAGTTCTTTTACAAGATGCATGATCCTACGACTGCAAATCGCCAGGGCCCGGATGTTGGCACACAATACCGATCGGCCATTTTTTACCACGATGCCGAGCAGGAGAAGATTGCGAGAGATGTTACGGACAAAGTTAACAAGCAGTGGTGGAAGGGCGATGTGGCGACGGAGATCCTGCCTGCAGGCAAGTGGTGGGACGCGGAACAATACCATCAATTGTACTTGGACCATAACCCAGGCGGTTATGAGTGCCCGAGCCACTTTTTGAGGAAGTTCCCACCGCTACAGGATTAG
- a CDS encoding DUF4360 multi-domain protein produces the protein MKWLFTLLSLAAVAPALPTLDLADAPPPGSVTIRGVSYGGTGCPQGTMSSQISSDRTIVTLIFDSYIASIGPGISVTEQRKNCQLNVDINYPGGFQYSILSADYRGYSSIQKGVTGTLKSTYYFSGQTAQTSTEYTFQGPVNGDYLKHDEADSTSVVWSPCGTTGMLNINSQVRLTSSNASATGLLTTDSTDLKFTQVVYVQWQKCTTKG, from the exons ATGAAGTGGCTCTTCACTCTACTTTCTCTCGCAGCTGTGGCCCCTGCTCTCCCCACACTTGATCTCGCAGATGCTCCTCCACCAGGCTCG GTCACGATTCGCGGTGTCAGCTATGGAGGAACCGGCTGCCCCCAGGGTACCATGAGCTCCCAGATCAGCAGCGATAGGACTATCGTAACGCTCATCTTCGACTCGTACATCGCCTCAATTGGCCCCGGCATTTCTGTAACCGAGCAGCGAAAGAACTGCCAGCTCAACGTCGACATCAACTACCCCGGAGGCTTCCAGTACTCTATCCTCTCCGCTGACTACCGCGGCTACTCTTCCATCCAAAAGGGTGTTACTGGTACCCTCAAGTCAACCTACTACTTCTCTGGTCAAACTGCTCAG ACCAGCACCGAGTACACTTTCCAGGGCCCAGTCAACGGCGACTACCTCAAGCACGACGAGGCCGACAGCACGTCGGTTGTATGGTCGCCTTGCGGAACCACTGGCATGCTCAACATCAACTCTCAGGTCCGCCTGACCAGCTCAAACGCCAGCGCCACTGGTCTCCTCACCACCGACTCTACTGACCTGAAGTTCACCCAAGTTGTGTACGTCCAGTGGCAGAAGTGCACCACCAAGGGTTAG
- a CDS encoding KIP1, Kinesin protein — MAAAGASSISVTVRVRPFTIREAAQVTRNDDPTLFLGDGSLAGLPAPKIHKGIRPVIKVMDEKCLIFDPPEDNAVQRFGRSTIGPQGKRAKDVTFAFDRVFDDTTSQADVYEATTKPLLDSVLDGYNATVFAYGATGCGKTHTITGTSQQPGIIFLTMQELFEKIQEVQEEKVTEITLSYLEIYNETIRDLLVEGGSKQALMLREDANQAVSVAGLSSHRPQNVQEVMDMIVRGNEYRTMSPTEANATSSRSHAVLQINVSSKDRNASVNEPHTMATLSIIDLAGSERASATKNRGERLTEGANINKSLLALGSCINALCDPRKRNHIPYRNSKLTRLLKFSLGGNCRTVMIVCVSPSSAHFDETQNTLRYANRAKNIQTKVTKNVYNVNRHVKDYLVKIDEQRHLIEELMKKQKDFEGSAFVKFQKQSEKKDGVLRDAVIRLRQAYADSEPDRKERMNMSKTLKQAEKRISLISSWIAAFDNVKDVREHEEMPPQITAMRDTAVGISAELEQTRQHCHRRLERTVWTSKMDTALQVGLRALAEIDGNTDGHDAANLTREYELLKSNADRELLNALLDQERGGDAAIVQVLVQAHIETVTILSQITQMDETEAVDAARKLITKIMNSCTNATSQAIRPDGGLPVTEFFQPSSRGTPKRRKPVNIMAPSPMRPLALPTLADASHLTASPVKASPRRKKILGIAVKKGVQFSPARKKSPSKTKRGVRWRDDTENGTLAEFQKTPEPIQSSPAKPVRPPPMFSTGIPVPTYDSGGSSPIPTPPKASVDLKGSSRFALGALSKRSDGSPGSRVNTSYTSDSDNASPLREIASNTRTSALSNVETASSEHVPEGNSGHSSSEEEKWTAADARQIGHAMKRRSSTNGGSVPINRAQRRRSPTAATVGSPPNENSLLSAGAARRMVKSNHDTDWKNSVLSPRVQPIMKAAVRRTTMANVGDDRPREAPLGSNTRAHVRVISNSSQRGSLMPNSKSVWR, encoded by the exons ATGGCCGCCGCGGGCGCGTCGTCCATCTCCGTCACCGTACGAGTCCGCCCTTTTACAATCCGAGAGGCGGCGCAGGTGACGCGGAATGACGACCCAACTCTGTTCCTCGGCGATGGCTCTCTGGCGGGGCTGCCGGCCCCAAAGATACACAAGGGCATTCGACCTGTCATCAAGGTCATGGACGAGAAATGCTT GATTTTTGACCCTCCTGAAGATAATGCCGTTCAAAGGTTTGGACGATCGACAATAGGGCCCCAGGGAAAGCGAGCAAAAGACGTCACTTTTGCATTCGACCGCGTCTTTGACGACACAACTTCACAAGCCGATGTATACGAAGCCACCACCAAGCCTCTGCTGGACAGCGTGCTGGACGGCTACAATGCAACCGTCTTTGCATATGGTGCTACAGGTTGTGGAAAGACGCATACCATCAC GGGTACATCGCAACAGCCCGGAATCATCTTCTTGACAATGCAGGAATTGTTCGAAAAGATTCAAGAAGTACAGGAGGAAAAGGTCACCGAGATCACGCTTTCCTACCTAGAGATTTACAATGAGACGATTCGCGATTTGCTAGTAGAAGGCGGGAGTAAGCAGGCTCTTATGCTGCGCGAGGATGCAAACCAGGCCGTCTCAGTCGCTGGCCTTTCTAGCCATCGACCACAGAAC GTCCAGGAAGTCATGGATATGATTGTCCGTGGCAACGAATACCGAACCATGTCTCCCACGGAAGCGAACGCAACCTCGTCACGATCACACGCTGTGCTCCAAATTAATGTCTCCTCTAAAGATCGCAACGCTTCCGTCAACGAACCCCACACCATGGCTACCCTCAGTATCATCGATTTGGCAGGAAGTGAGCGAGCAAGTGCTACAAAGAACCGTGGAGAGCGTCTGACGGAAGGTGCCAACATCAACAAGTCCCTCCTCGCCTTGGGTAGTTGTATCAACGCTTTGTGCGACCCCCGGAAACGAAACCACATTCCGTACCGTAACTCCAAACTTACACGACTGCTCAAGTTCTCGCTCGGAGGCAATTGTCGGACCGTCATGATTGTTTGCGTTAGTCCGTCCAGCGCACATTTCGACGAAACCCAGAACACGCTGCGATATGCCAACCGCGCAAAGAACATCCAGACCAAGGTCACCAAGAATGTGTACAATGTCAACCGCCACGTCAAGGACTACCTTGTCAAGATTGACGAGCAACGCCACTTGATTGAGGAGCTGATGAAGAAGCAGAAGGATTTCGAGGGCAGCGCATTCGTCAAGTTCCAGAAGCAGAGTGAAAAGAAGGATGGTGTTCTCCGGGATGCTGTGATACGCTTACGCCAAGCTTACGCTGATTCGGAGCCCGACCGCAAGGAGCGGATGAATATGTCCAAGACCCTGAAGCAAGCGGAGAAGCGTATTTCACTCATTTCATCTTGGATTGCCGCATTCGACAACGTTAAGGACGTTCGGGAACACGAGGAGATGCCACCACAAATTACGGCGATGCGAGACACTGCAGTCGGCATTTCGGCAGAGCTCGAGCAGACGCGCCAACATTGCCACCGACGATTGGAACGTACCGTCTGGACCAGCAAGATGGACACTGCGTTGCAAGTTGGATTGAGGGCGCTAGCGGAAATTGACGGTAACACAGATGGTCATGATGCTGCCAATTTGACAAGAGAGTATGAGCTGCTCAAGTCAAACGCCGACCGCGAACTTCTCAATGCTTTGTTGGATCAAGAAAGAGGAGGTGACGCGGCGATTGTCCAGGTGCTTGTCCAGGCGCACATTGAGACAGTCACAATCCTCAGCCAGATCACTCAGATGGATGAGACCGAGGCAGTTGATGCTGCACGGAAGCTCATCACCAAGATCATGAACTCGTGCACAAATGCGACTTCACAGGCTATTCGGCCAGATGGCGGTTTACCGGTAACTGAATTCTTCCAGCCAAGCTCCAGGGGCACACCAAAGCGGAGGAAGCCTGTAAACATCATGGCCCCATCTCCGATGAGGCCATTGGCTCTGCCAACACTAGCCGACGCATCGCACCTTACTGCGTCACCTGTGAAAGCATCGCCGCGTCGAAAGAAGATCCTAGGAATAGCGGTGAAGAAGGGTGTTCAGTTCTCGCCAGCAAGGAAGAAGTCGCCATCCAAGACCAAGCGCGGAGTACGCTGGAGGGACGACACGGAGAACGGAACCCTTGCCGAGTTCCAAAAGACGCCTGAACCCATTCAAAGCTCGCCCGCAAAGCCAGTTAGGCCACCACCAATGTTTTCCACGGGTATTCCTGTACCGACATATGACTCGGGTGGCTCTTCACCCATACCCACACCACCAAAGGCCTCTGTCGACCTCAAGGGTTCGTCAAGATTCGCACTTGGCGCCCTCTCGAAACGCTCGGATGGCTCACCTGGTTCCCGTGTCAACACCTCATACACCTCAGACTCTGATAACGCGTCTCCGCTGCGCGAAATCGCCAGCAATACGCGTACCTCGGCGTTGAGTAATGTAGAAACTGCCTCTTCAGAACATGTTCCAGAGGGCAACAGTGGCCACTCCAGTTCCGAAGAAGAGAAGTGGACAGCTGCAGATGCCCGCCAGATTGGGCATGCTATGAAGAGGCGTTCATCAACAAATGGGGGTTCAGTGCCCATCAACCGTGCTCAACGGCGGCGCAGTCCAACAGCGGCAACCGTTGGTAGTCCGCCTAATGAGAACTCTCTTCTTTCGGCGGGTGCGGCACGTCGCATGGTCAAATCAAACCACGATACTGACTGGAAGAATAGCGTACTCAGCCCGCGGGTCCAACCCATCATGAAGGCTGCCGTAAGGCGCACCACCATGGCCAACGTTGGTGACGATCGACCACGGGAAGCACCACTCGGTTCGAATACACGTGCGCATGTGCGCGTTATTAGCAATTCGTCGCAAAGAGGTAGTCTAATGCCCAACTCTAAGAGTGTCTGGCGTTGA